A region of Halalkaliarchaeum desulfuricum DNA encodes the following proteins:
- a CDS encoding LAGLIDADG family homing endonuclease gives MSDAEHSIEDTDLPIKRTEGETLRERLTDNAYENILPARYLRKDADGELIETQEDLFVRIARNIALAEAVFEAEKRDVEITVTPEQLKPDHPRREELAEEVFGKGVTPEDDAETTLSVYNVNKFAYETIVPELPAEISAVVEEKSEEFRRLMESLSFIPNCVPSNSLVAAGGGMKPLGDIQPGERVYDDVDGNASVEEKYRNGRKAVLEIETDAGYTVRATPEHYFRIIDENGEYAWRQVKELDTGDTIALQRDFLDDDGVRHALGTDTQLTDGGTAAVPSRGRDRLSIDPPEEITPEFAEWLGLYVGDGTARESGVRMAFDDADEDLVDYWVSLTESVFGFEPTVGHHGDAACIIGRASRRDLYDFLNANDLLKESSKTAAIPEAVLQSGRTIAARFLRGLFEADGTVGDRSIELYTHSEALASQVQKLLLGLGIRSAIRDKRDGYRVRVRKNRCGKHFVERVGFISDRKTRRSERFETVADSATSLEIPNQSERLLEWYRESDLGHDAYRDLSQFLIDPDSEYHQVIGEELFETYAEKYPELWDSPVAEHVERDQFYETVSEITELGTMAVEDMQVPRRNTYVVEGFVSHNSPTIMNAGDELQQLSACFVDSPDDDITDIHQTMKEAAEVFQCLTDETTVFVDGKGVVSIADVEPGDEIRGRDGEGHRTRRVEETHAYDDAPVFRVVTEAGIELTGTPNHELCVGGDWTRIDEIDPGDALAVRLDWIPDVDEEVELETVENRNPTNETGRVLDEGTVAEIGVASESDTLQRSRQTLEPNGRPVKTVTQPSTLTTELAELVGMWVGDGSLHEDGIRFHLRREETLEHADRLCRELFDEGLDWQWADGCYDAVLHSHEIKRFWLENFGDAKPDSTTASVPEPVRHAGHDVITGFLRGLYSTDGSLQKGAYPRLWSASAELIDDVQQLLVGLGIPAASWESDSPERDYYNVGPTGEAGLERFVDLVGFVDGRTEEMRSKLAEIDHAGTTFGTIDGSTWEVPVERVEAAGTDTVYDVTVETEPEYVASSVVSHNSGGGMGYAFWKLRPYGDAVGSTGGIASGPITFMRTYDQMCFVPGTKILTPGGTTPIEELEEGQLVIDEHGDAQPVTETMERFVDEEIVEITPKRINKPIRVTEEHPFKVARDSGFEWVDAGDLDEDDRLVFGHWNEENDLAIEGTVDLTQVASGPLVFSDGGVVINRDHYGVSKGTKPKAFESEVPTKDLATIAGWYLAEGSIRYQRGIPSTVTFTLNNDERAAAEEIQEALRSFGVDSRIREVEDRNTLHVHAEHTSFAGFIEGTFGTGASEKSVPRFLWNAPTPVQARVLETLFEGDGRLEKRGKSQRVQLKLANEEIVDFVFQVGVRCGVQFSRHDRTPEDRQPTYSVSASVSTALGTPLERLFEEVPDGFSARDRTKQANGREVVAVDAIERTEYSGPVYNAEVAGTHTYVAEDVVVHNCETIAQGGARRGAQMGVMRVSHPDVIQFIHAKNKDVSLAHSLRLNDPDDYTHNSFAEALEEARELIDDEGRVPKHLRNAVEGHLSNFNISVGVTDDFMEALANDEEFTFTNPRTEEPHVTTPETKELYDMFGLGEYVEVGEVLSVPAAELWQDIVEGAHENGEPGVIYLERVNKQHSFDVEEHPDHRILSTNPCVTGDTLISTESGLIPAEELYEQGVARDVVVDGRLSDDRVKEASSVFRTGEKEVYKLTTEEGYELRLTADHRVMTDDGWVEAGDLDAGDTVHIQNRKGEFGRHGSGAEGRVLGWLVGDGHLKDGEERAILNFYDEDAEISEDLAADVDEVVRDPVGNADYEVGVSEIGRSDEYRGAQAVEQRIRSVRLYEMAAELGLTEQKFQVPDAVMQGSEEMARGFLQALFTADGSVQGSKKNGRSIRLASSHRELLKEVQQLLLNFGIASRIYENRRPEQIRELPDGNGGTKEYETRAQHELAITKDNQQRFARELGFLREDKNDQLEKNLDAYTRGPQTETFVATVEEVTPDGYEEVFDLTEPETHSFVASGLVTHNCGEQPLEEYEACNLGHINLSTLAALDAPDWRAWSAEHGDEYDTQAEAVEAFLEEAIDFEEFDYRIDRGTRFLENVVTMSDFPVPEIEEKVREMRKIGLGIMGLAQLYIQLGVRYGSETGNEIARQLMTHINHTSKWTSHELATDRGSFDDWDDSKYANPTEYAEWFEHHTGLDATEWEEGFPIRNHNTTTIAPTGCVDENSLISTDEGLQPIKELDETTAEFEQWDDIEVGVSTDGGTKTATAVYDNGFADVRRIETEGGFSVAATPNHRFRTLTDDGEYVWREADDFESGDTILLQRDTFQGEMRASLDTSEERNRHWNSAEALELPSEMTPELAEFLGYFMGDGYVHDDVGVKLVVESDAEELDAHLRELGESLFGVEPTVEDRDTRHMLVFGGRHLPRYFEDNGWKKADGNAGEGAASAFVPEDVLAGDEAVAKAFLRGLFEADGTASRKVELSTVSETLANQVQTLLLSLGVVFVRDVLEMESRDDHFGDRPRHCIRGANKREDKRFLEEIGFVTKATEIELTAQSYKNDTYPPAVVEALRDVDGYDAVDSSVKHRVNQSPRNGSVSRKLVRDVEAETGETVRLDGRRLTDFYAATVEEVTEEKAYTKDISVPSNNTYLANGFVTHNTTSMLGNTTGGCEPIYNVAYYKNVTDDVQGDEMLVEFDDYFLRTLEANGIDVEAVKREAQEQMAANEFDGVEGLSTVPDAIGELFVITEDLSGKQHAAVQCACQEGVDSAISKTCNFPNDATVEDMDEVYRYIYDHGGKGVTVYRDGTRSKQVLTTRAKNTDFADESEAAEAIVEQIQEVFGGVESFLENDDVREALDTEIEALLESADGDGPSYAERRPRPDSLTGVTQRIDTGYGKMYVTINEDENGEPFELFANIGHSGGFTNSFTEALAKVISTALRSGVDPHEIVDELQGTRSPKVAWDKGEQIQSIPDAIGTAMRRYLDDEIEKGYPQQQRLEEAAGGMSAAVGDVDADATSDVDDDSDEETDGRSSLAENGTGTGVGNDDGDGNDDGIDATQALIDAGESPECPECGSMSLYYSEGCKTCESCGWSEC, from the coding sequence ATGAGTGACGCCGAACACAGTATCGAAGATACCGATCTACCGATCAAACGCACCGAGGGAGAGACGTTGAGAGAGCGGCTCACCGACAACGCCTACGAGAACATCCTGCCGGCCAGGTACCTCCGGAAGGACGCTGACGGAGAACTGATAGAAACCCAGGAGGACCTGTTCGTCCGGATCGCGCGCAACATCGCGCTCGCCGAGGCCGTCTTCGAGGCTGAAAAACGCGACGTCGAGATCACGGTGACGCCCGAGCAGCTCAAGCCCGACCATCCCCGGCGCGAGGAACTCGCCGAGGAAGTGTTCGGGAAGGGCGTGACCCCCGAGGACGACGCCGAAACCACGCTCTCCGTCTACAACGTCAACAAGTTCGCCTACGAGACGATCGTTCCGGAGCTCCCCGCGGAGATCTCCGCGGTAGTGGAGGAGAAGTCAGAAGAGTTCCGGAGATTGATGGAGAGTCTTTCTTTCATTCCGAACTGCGTTCCTTCGAATTCGCTCGTCGCCGCTGGAGGTGGGATGAAACCGCTCGGGGACATACAGCCCGGAGAACGAGTGTACGACGACGTGGATGGAAATGCCAGCGTCGAAGAGAAATATCGGAACGGACGGAAAGCCGTCCTCGAGATAGAGACGGACGCAGGGTATACCGTACGGGCAACGCCGGAGCATTACTTCCGGATAATCGACGAGAACGGCGAGTACGCGTGGCGGCAAGTAAAAGAACTCGACACCGGAGACACGATCGCGCTCCAGCGGGACTTCCTGGACGACGATGGAGTACGCCACGCTCTCGGAACCGATACACAGCTCACGGACGGCGGGACGGCCGCCGTACCCTCTCGGGGGCGCGATCGGCTCTCTATCGACCCGCCCGAAGAGATTACTCCCGAGTTCGCCGAATGGCTGGGACTGTATGTCGGAGACGGAACCGCCCGCGAAAGCGGCGTCAGGATGGCCTTCGACGACGCCGACGAGGACCTCGTCGATTACTGGGTCTCATTAACCGAGAGCGTCTTCGGGTTCGAACCAACAGTCGGTCACCACGGGGATGCGGCGTGTATTATCGGACGTGCGAGCCGACGCGACCTGTACGACTTCCTGAACGCGAACGACCTGTTAAAAGAAAGCTCCAAAACTGCGGCGATTCCGGAGGCCGTCCTCCAGTCAGGCCGAACGATCGCAGCACGGTTCCTGCGCGGACTGTTCGAGGCCGACGGGACCGTGGGAGACAGATCGATCGAGCTGTACACACACAGCGAAGCACTCGCGTCACAGGTACAAAAGCTCCTGTTGGGGCTCGGAATACGCTCGGCAATTCGCGACAAACGCGACGGGTACCGGGTGAGAGTTCGAAAGAACCGGTGTGGGAAACACTTCGTCGAGCGCGTGGGATTCATAAGCGACCGAAAAACCCGGCGTTCAGAACGGTTCGAAACGGTCGCTGACAGCGCCACGTCGCTGGAGATACCGAACCAGAGCGAACGTCTCCTCGAGTGGTACCGCGAGAGCGATCTCGGCCACGACGCGTACCGTGATCTCTCGCAGTTCCTGATCGATCCCGACTCCGAGTACCACCAGGTGATCGGCGAGGAGCTGTTCGAAACGTACGCCGAGAAATATCCCGAGCTGTGGGACTCCCCGGTCGCAGAACACGTCGAACGCGACCAATTCTACGAGACGGTTTCTGAGATCACGGAACTGGGAACGATGGCGGTCGAGGACATGCAGGTCCCCCGCCGAAACACGTACGTCGTGGAAGGGTTCGTGAGCCACAACAGTCCGACAATAATGAACGCGGGTGACGAGCTCCAGCAGCTGTCCGCCTGCTTTGTCGACTCCCCGGACGACGACATCACGGACATCCACCAGACGATGAAGGAGGCCGCGGAGGTCTTTCAGTGTCTCACCGACGAAACCACCGTCTTCGTCGACGGCAAGGGGGTCGTCTCGATCGCTGACGTCGAACCCGGCGACGAGATCCGGGGACGAGACGGGGAGGGACACCGGACTCGCCGGGTCGAGGAAACCCACGCGTACGACGACGCACCCGTCTTCCGGGTCGTCACGGAAGCCGGAATCGAGCTCACGGGCACGCCGAACCACGAACTCTGCGTCGGTGGCGACTGGACTCGGATCGACGAGATCGACCCCGGGGACGCGCTCGCGGTTCGTCTGGACTGGATTCCCGATGTCGACGAGGAGGTCGAACTCGAGACCGTCGAGAACCGTAATCCCACAAACGAGACGGGCCGCGTACTCGACGAAGGGACCGTCGCCGAAATCGGTGTCGCCTCGGAATCGGACACTCTCCAACGTAGTCGACAGACTCTCGAACCGAACGGCCGTCCGGTGAAAACCGTCACGCAACCGTCGACGCTCACCACCGAGCTCGCCGAACTGGTGGGGATGTGGGTCGGGGACGGCTCACTCCACGAGGACGGTATCCGATTCCACCTTCGTCGCGAGGAAACCCTCGAACACGCCGACCGGCTATGCCGGGAATTATTCGACGAGGGACTCGACTGGCAGTGGGCCGACGGCTGCTACGACGCGGTGTTGCACAGCCACGAGATCAAGCGGTTCTGGCTGGAGAACTTCGGCGACGCGAAGCCCGATTCGACGACTGCATCCGTGCCCGAACCCGTCCGACACGCGGGTCACGACGTCATAACGGGGTTCCTCCGAGGGCTGTACTCCACAGACGGCAGCCTGCAGAAGGGAGCGTATCCCCGGCTGTGGAGCGCATCCGCGGAACTGATCGACGACGTCCAGCAGCTTCTCGTCGGCCTCGGAATCCCGGCAGCATCGTGGGAGTCCGACTCCCCAGAGCGCGACTACTACAACGTCGGTCCGACCGGGGAGGCCGGCCTCGAACGATTCGTCGATCTCGTGGGATTCGTCGACGGACGAACGGAGGAGATGCGGTCGAAACTGGCCGAGATCGACCACGCGGGGACGACGTTCGGGACGATCGACGGCTCGACGTGGGAAGTTCCGGTCGAGCGCGTCGAGGCGGCCGGCACCGACACCGTCTACGACGTGACCGTCGAGACGGAGCCCGAGTACGTCGCGAGCTCGGTTGTCTCTCACAACAGTGGCGGCGGAATGGGGTATGCCTTCTGGAAACTTCGCCCGTACGGCGACGCGGTGGGCTCGACCGGCGGGATCGCCTCCGGACCTATCACGTTCATGCGAACGTATGACCAGATGTGCTTCGTCCCCGGTACCAAAATCCTCACCCCGGGCGGGACGACGCCGATCGAGGAACTGGAGGAAGGACAGCTGGTGATCGACGAACACGGGGACGCCCAGCCGGTCACCGAAACGATGGAACGGTTCGTCGACGAGGAAATCGTCGAAATCACGCCGAAACGAATCAACAAGCCGATCCGCGTGACCGAGGAACACCCATTTAAAGTCGCCCGTGATAGCGGCTTCGAGTGGGTCGATGCTGGCGATCTGGACGAAGACGACCGTCTCGTCTTCGGACACTGGAACGAGGAAAACGACCTCGCTATCGAGGGGACTGTAGATCTCACCCAAGTAGCGTCCGGTCCCCTCGTCTTCTCCGACGGGGGCGTCGTGATCAACCGGGATCATTACGGCGTCTCGAAGGGAACGAAGCCGAAAGCGTTCGAATCCGAGGTCCCGACGAAGGACCTCGCGACGATCGCCGGCTGGTACCTCGCGGAAGGCAGCATTCGCTACCAGCGGGGGATCCCCTCGACGGTGACGTTTACGTTGAACAACGACGAGCGTGCGGCAGCCGAAGAGATCCAGGAGGCGCTCCGATCCTTCGGCGTCGATTCGCGGATCCGTGAAGTCGAGGACCGGAACACGCTTCACGTTCACGCAGAGCACACCAGTTTCGCAGGTTTCATCGAAGGAACGTTCGGAACCGGCGCCTCGGAGAAGTCGGTCCCCCGTTTCCTCTGGAACGCCCCTACCCCCGTTCAGGCACGTGTGCTGGAGACGCTGTTCGAGGGCGACGGACGGCTTGAAAAGCGAGGAAAAAGTCAGCGCGTCCAGCTCAAGCTGGCAAACGAGGAAATTGTCGACTTCGTCTTCCAGGTCGGAGTGCGCTGTGGGGTCCAGTTCTCACGCCACGATCGAACCCCGGAGGATCGGCAGCCGACGTACTCGGTCAGTGCGAGCGTGAGTACCGCACTCGGGACTCCACTCGAACGTCTCTTCGAGGAGGTCCCCGACGGGTTCTCCGCGCGCGACCGGACCAAGCAGGCGAACGGTCGGGAAGTCGTCGCGGTCGACGCGATCGAACGAACGGAGTACAGTGGACCGGTCTACAACGCCGAAGTCGCGGGCACCCACACGTACGTCGCCGAGGATGTCGTCGTGCACAACTGCGAGACTATCGCACAGGGTGGGGCCCGCCGGGGCGCGCAGATGGGGGTGATGCGCGTCTCCCACCCGGACGTCATCCAGTTCATCCACGCGAAGAACAAGGACGTCTCGCTTGCCCACTCGCTGCGACTCAACGACCCCGACGACTACACCCACAACTCCTTTGCGGAGGCGCTCGAGGAGGCACGGGAACTCATCGACGACGAGGGCCGGGTCCCCAAACATCTCCGGAATGCCGTCGAGGGGCATCTCTCGAACTTCAACATCTCGGTGGGCGTCACCGACGACTTCATGGAGGCGCTGGCAAACGACGAGGAGTTCACGTTCACCAACCCGCGGACCGAAGAGCCCCACGTCACGACCCCGGAGACGAAGGAGCTGTACGACATGTTCGGCCTCGGCGAGTACGTCGAGGTTGGCGAGGTGCTGTCGGTACCGGCGGCCGAACTCTGGCAGGACATCGTCGAAGGCGCCCACGAGAACGGCGAACCAGGAGTAATCTACCTCGAGCGAGTGAACAAGCAACATTCATTCGACGTAGAGGAGCACCCCGACCACCGGATACTCTCGACCAACCCCTGCGTCACCGGCGACACGCTCATCAGCACCGAGAGCGGGCTGATTCCCGCCGAGGAACTGTACGAGCAGGGCGTCGCACGCGATGTCGTCGTCGACGGCCGACTCAGCGACGACCGGGTCAAGGAGGCAAGCAGCGTCTTCCGAACCGGTGAGAAGGAGGTTTACAAACTCACGACCGAGGAAGGATACGAACTCCGCCTGACGGCCGACCACCGCGTCATGACCGACGACGGCTGGGTCGAGGCTGGAGACCTTGACGCCGGCGACACAGTCCACATCCAGAACCGGAAAGGCGAGTTCGGTCGCCACGGCTCCGGCGCCGAAGGCCGCGTGCTCGGCTGGCTCGTCGGCGACGGGCACTTAAAAGACGGCGAGGAGCGGGCGATCCTGAACTTCTACGACGAGGACGCGGAGATTTCCGAAGATCTGGCAGCCGACGTCGACGAGGTGGTGCGCGATCCGGTTGGCAACGCCGACTACGAGGTCGGCGTCAGCGAGATCGGTCGAAGCGACGAGTACCGTGGGGCACAGGCCGTAGAGCAGCGGATCCGCTCGGTACGGCTGTACGAGATGGCGGCGGAACTCGGCCTGACCGAGCAGAAGTTCCAGGTGCCCGATGCGGTGATGCAGGGTAGCGAGGAGATGGCCCGGGGGTTCCTGCAGGCGCTGTTCACCGCCGACGGCAGCGTGCAGGGAAGTAAAAAGAACGGGCGGAGCATCCGACTGGCAAGTTCTCACCGCGAATTACTCAAAGAGGTCCAACAGCTCCTGCTCAATTTCGGTATAGCGAGCCGGATATACGAAAACCGCCGTCCAGAGCAAATTCGAGAGCTGCCGGATGGAAACGGCGGTACAAAGGAGTATGAGACGAGAGCCCAACACGAACTGGCAATCACGAAGGACAATCAACAGCGATTTGCCAGGGAACTCGGATTCCTTCGCGAAGACAAAAACGATCAGCTCGAGAAGAATCTCGACGCCTACACGCGGGGACCACAGACAGAGACATTCGTGGCGACGGTCGAAGAAGTGACCCCGGATGGATACGAAGAAGTGTTCGATCTGACTGAGCCGGAAACCCACTCATTCGTCGCTAGCGGCCTCGTAACCCATAATTGCGGGGAACAGCCGCTCGAAGAATACGAAGCCTGCAACCTCGGCCACATCAACCTCTCGACGCTTGCGGCCCTCGACGCCCCCGACTGGCGAGCCTGGAGCGCCGAGCACGGCGACGAGTACGACACCCAGGCCGAGGCCGTCGAGGCCTTCCTTGAGGAGGCGATCGATTTCGAGGAGTTCGACTACCGGATCGACCGCGGGACGCGGTTCCTCGAAAACGTCGTGACGATGTCGGACTTCCCGGTGCCGGAGATAGAGGAGAAGGTCAGGGAGATGCGCAAGATCGGCCTCGGGATCATGGGTCTCGCGCAGCTGTACATCCAGCTTGGCGTCCGGTACGGCTCGGAGACGGGCAACGAGATCGCCCGCCAGCTGATGACCCACATCAACCACACCTCGAAGTGGACCTCCCACGAGCTGGCGACCGATCGCGGCTCCTTCGACGACTGGGATGACTCGAAGTACGCGAACCCGACCGAGTACGCCGAGTGGTTCGAGCACCACACCGGCCTCGACGCGACCGAATGGGAAGAAGGGTTCCCGATCCGAAACCACAACACTACGACGATCGCGCCGACCGGCTGCGTCGACGAGAACTCGCTGATCTCCACCGACGAGGGGCTGCAACCGATCAAAGAGCTCGACGAGACGACCGCGGAGTTCGAACAGTGGGACGATATCGAGGTCGGCGTCTCGACCGACGGCGGCACGAAGACCGCCACGGCGGTGTACGACAACGGGTTCGCCGACGTACGCCGGATCGAAACCGAGGGCGGCTTCAGCGTCGCAGCCACACCGAACCACCGGTTCCGGACGCTCACCGACGACGGCGAGTACGTCTGGCGCGAGGCCGACGACTTCGAGTCCGGCGACACGATCCTCCTGCAGCGGGATACGTTCCAGGGCGAGATGCGGGCCTCTCTCGACACGAGCGAGGAGAGGAACCGCCACTGGAACTCCGCGGAGGCACTGGAGCTCCCGTCGGAGATGACGCCCGAACTCGCGGAGTTCCTCGGGTACTTCATGGGCGACGGCTACGTCCACGACGACGTCGGCGTCAAGCTCGTCGTCGAATCCGATGCCGAGGAACTGGACGCACACCTGCGAGAACTCGGCGAGTCGCTGTTCGGCGTCGAACCCACCGTCGAAGATCGAGACACCAGACACATGCTCGTCTTCGGCGGCCGACACCTTCCCCGGTACTTCGAAGACAACGGCTGGAAGAAGGCCGACGGGAACGCCGGCGAGGGCGCCGCCAGCGCGTTCGTCCCCGAGGACGTTCTCGCCGGCGACGAAGCGGTCGCGAAGGCGTTCCTCCGCGGGCTCTTCGAGGCCGACGGAACCGCCTCCCGGAAGGTCGAGCTCTCGACCGTCTCCGAGACCCTGGCGAACCAGGTGCAGACCCTGCTCCTCTCGCTCGGTGTGGTGTTCGTCCGCGACGTCCTGGAGATGGAGTCCAGGGACGACCACTTCGGGGACCGTCCGCGTCACTGCATCCGGGGCGCAAACAAGCGCGAAGACAAGCGTTTCCTGGAGGAGATCGGGTTCGTCACGAAGGCGACGGAGATCGAACTCACGGCCCAATCGTACAAGAACGACACGTACCCGCCGGCGGTCGTCGAGGCGTTGCGTGACGTCGACGGATACGACGCGGTGGACAGTTCCGTGAAACACCGTGTCAACCAGTCGCCGAGAAACGGGTCGGTGTCCCGGAAGCTAGTGCGGGACGTGGAAGCCGAAACCGGCGAGACGGTTCGCCTCGATGGGCGGCGCCTCACCGACTTCTACGCGGCGACCGTCGAGGAGGTCACCGAAGAGAAGGCGTACACCAAAGACATCAGCGTGCCCTCGAACAACACCTACCTCGCGAACGGGTTCGTGACCCACAACACCACCTCAATGCTAGGAAATACGACAGGTGGCTGCGAGCCGATATATAACGTCGCGTACTACAAGAACGTCACCGACGACGTGCAGGGCGACGAGATGCTCGTGGAGTTCGACGACTACTTCCTGCGGACGCTGGAGGCGAACGGTATCGACGTCGAGGCGGTCAAACGCGAGGCGCAAGAGCAGATGGCCGCAAACGAGTTCGACGGCGTCGAGGGGCTGTCGACGGTCCCCGATGCCATCGGCGAACTGTTCGTCATCACCGAGGACCTCTCCGGAAAGCAACATGCCGCAGTGCAGTGCGCATGTCAGGAAGGTGTCGACTCTGCGATCTCCAAGACGTGCAACTTCCCGAACGACGCCACCGTCGAGGACATGGACGAGGTGTACCGGTACATCTACGACCACGGGGGGAAGGGCGTCACCGTCTACCGGGACGGCACCCGATCGAAGCAGGTGTTGACCACGCGGGCGAAGAACACCGACTTCGCCGACGAGTCCGAGGCCGCAGAGGCGATCGTCGAGCAGATCCAGGAAGTGTTCGGCGGGGTCGAGTCGTTCCTCGAGAACGACGACGTCCGGGAAGCGCTCGATACCGAGATCGAGGCGTTGCTGGAGTCGGCCGACGGCGACGGTCCCAGCTACGCCGAGCGTCGTCCCCGCCCCGACTCGCTTACGGGCGTCACCCAGCGGATCGATACCGGCTACGGCAAGATGTACGTGACGATAAACGAGGACGAGAACGGGGAGCCGTTCGAGCTGTTCGCCAACATCGGCCACTCGGGCGGTTTCACCAACTCCTTTACGGAGGCGCTCGCGAAGGTGATCTCGACGGCGTTGCGGTCGGGCGTCGATCCCCACGAGATCGTCGACGAGCTTCAGGGGACCCGTTCGCCGAAGGTCGCCTGGGACAAAGGAGAGCAGATCCAGTCGATCCCGGACGCGATCGGCACCGCGATGCGGCGGTATCTCGACGACGAGATCGAGAAAGGCTACCCCCAGCAACAGCGGCTCGAGGAGGCCGCCGGCGGGATGTCCGCGGCGGTGGGCGATGTCGACGCCGACGCGACCAGCGACGTCGACGACGACAGCGACGAGGAGACCGACGGCAGATCTTCACTCGCCGAAAACGGGACCGGCACCGGGGTCGGAAACGACGACGGAGACGGGAACGACGACGGGATCGACGCGACCCAGGCACTCATCGACGCCGGAGAGTCGCCCGAGTGTCCCGAATGCGGGTCGATGTCTCTGTACTACTCTGAGGGCTGTAAGACCTGCGAGTCCTGTGGCTGGTCGGAGTGTTGA
- a CDS encoding phytoene/squalene synthase family protein, with protein sequence MVDDEQVARSKAIQQRTGKTFHVATRLLPERVREATYVLYAFFRVADEVVDDPGGRDPAEQRAELERIRRAALGQEPTDDPVLSAFSELRVEYGIDDRDVNVFVDAMVADIDTSRYETYEELEAYMDGSAAAVGRMMTAVMDPDSPENALPHATALGEAFQLTNFLRDVREDVLERDRIYLPKTTLSEHGVTEAQIESLRMDGGFEAAMRTELRRAERLYREGVAGIKYLPKDCQLAVLLAAVLYADHHRLIRKRNYDVLSETPQLSLSRKLYLLAKTRWKWSWNKDPDAVFRDVAAGFGEERPRPGRGPHDPPAVGTD encoded by the coding sequence ATGGTAGATGACGAACAGGTCGCCCGGAGCAAGGCGATCCAGCAACGGACCGGGAAGACGTTTCACGTCGCCACGCGACTCCTTCCCGAGCGCGTTCGCGAGGCGACCTACGTTCTGTATGCGTTCTTCCGTGTTGCAGACGAGGTCGTCGACGACCCCGGCGGTAGGGACCCCGCAGAACAGCGGGCGGAACTGGAACGGATTCGCCGGGCTGCGCTCGGCCAGGAGCCGACGGACGATCCTGTCCTGTCGGCGTTTTCGGAACTTCGCGTCGAGTACGGGATCGACGACCGTGACGTGAACGTCTTCGTCGACGCGATGGTGGCCGACATCGACACCTCCAGGTACGAGACCTACGAGGAGCTGGAGGCATACATGGACGGCTCCGCCGCCGCTGTCGGCCGGATGATGACTGCCGTGATGGACCCCGACTCTCCGGAAAACGCGCTCCCGCACGCGACCGCGCTCGGGGAGGCGTTCCAGCTCACGAACTTCCTTCGGGACGTCCGGGAGGACGTCCTCGAACGCGATCGGATCTACCTCCCGAAGACGACGCTTTCCGAACACGGAGTCACCGAAGCGCAGATCGAAAGCCTCCGGATGGACGGGGGATTCGAGGCGGCAATGCGAACGGAACTCCGACGGGCCGAACGGCTCTACCGGGAGGGCGTCGCCGGGATCAAGTACCTGCCGAAGGACTGTCAGCTGGCCGTTCTGCTGGCTGCGGTGTTGTACGCCGATCACCACCGGCTCATCCGCAAGCGGAACTACGATGTCCTTTCGGAGACGCCCCAGCTGTCGCTTTCTCGGAAGCTGTATCTGCTTGCGAAAACCCGGTGGAAGTGGTCGTGGAACAAGGATCCGGACGCCGTGTTTCGCGACGTCGCCGCGGGATTCGGTGAGGAACGGCCGAGGCCCGGTCGCGGGCCGCACGATCCGCCGGCCGTCGGAACGGATTAA